The DNA region ACCTAACCGCactgtttattatttaatttgttgacCATTCACCTTTAAGTGGATTTTGAGTGCCACTTAAAAGTGAATGGTCAACAATTGCAAAAAAATATTgagaaaataagaaaaaatgaattatatttgGCTTATTATAATGTGTGTAAGacaattaaattataaagtaaTAGAAACATAGTTTGGCCTACAATCATACAGTCACTGCAGTACTGAAAATGGTGTAGAGTAGGCCAATGACGACACTTAGTTATCAAAAGTCACACTTTTGCGTCAAATCTTCAGCTTTGGATAAATGAAATGTTAGATCCCAAATCAGTGAATACATTTATGAGTCTCTGAAACCTGTGCAGGTCAGGCTTCACCCCACCGGTTTGCCTGACTTAAGGTATTTGTTAGGTAGGTCACTAGCCTACTGTTTAGTTGACCAGAGTATATTGAGGTCTCTCGATAAAGCATCGTGCTTAACAGCCAGCCTAGCAAAATTAACTTTTCCGAAATAATTATAGTATTACAGGCTGTCAGCGAGCATCAAAGTAAAACATACTTACCGTACATATTTCTTCACTAACTAGGCTACCCAataatcgatttatttttcacgaTCGTCTGTATCTCTTTTGGGAACAAGGAAGTGTGCACTTAAAACTTTCAATGACGTCTGCGCATGCGCATTTCAAAAGCAACTGGATGACttactttataattatattcagtACATCAGACAAAATgacattcttttttattttactttctaaataaacttaaaaattaCATACGATTGGATATGTTTCTTTAATActtaaaaattacaaacaataaCGATTTTATATGTTTCCCTAATGTTGGTTTTGTTGTGTTGTTGTATGTGTGTTCTGTACtaataaataataggcctagactCAATTAATGATAAACGGTATGCCtatatagataaaatataataatggaCGAAAGTAAaactattttatgtttatatatatatatctatataaatcaGATAAATACGGAAAATCAATCAGTTATagtaatacagtaaaataattattatattattccatagagatattatagtgaacaccgtataatatctctatgattattCTAATCGATAAATTAATTCAGTAAAAACTGCGGTGAGCCCTCTATCAGCAGAACCATAGAGCGCCACCACCACAACATGTTTTTATGATGTAAAAGGCAAAAAGGTGACGTAATTCTAACTTTCAGCGCTACGTACTTAATAGGAGGTTTCTTTGCTCTCTCTCTGGTGTGGGTAGGCCCTGGCTGGGCCTAGAGTAGAGCATACAATGATTTTCAGAATTTTAAGGTATTTATAAACCATACACCATAGTTTATTTGCGTTAGTTGTACTAAAATATACAACACAGTCtacataataggcctaataatataaaatataggctaggactaggcctaggcctacctagccagCCCctctagctagcctactagatAGAGAGAGACTAGCTAGAGAGGCTAGTTAAGTTAGGCCTACCGTTCGTATCGTACTAAAAACGTGAACTCTATTCAATAGAATAGGTGGTCTAGGCCTAAGCCTTTCTAATCTAAGGGCATATCCTGGACTTAGTAGACCTTGTACTGTAGCTAcaactacagtactactgtagcCTTCCTATGCCTAGTCAAGTCTACTACTCTAGGCTAAGGCCTAGCTAGAGGGTGAGGGTGAAGGCCATCCCATCATTGGCAATATTAATTAGCCTAATTATTATTAGGCTTTCTTAGcttattgtttataataatcaattaatatcattttgtttaattgttgatgtattactaatgaataatttatatatgtctttttatttttccagGTATCTAGTTCACAATGAACAACTTATAGAAAAGGTATTTTTTTACAactaaaaaaactattttattataatattcaatGTTTGCATTTTATTTACCAACAATTTCTTTAACTTTACAGCTCTCGGAGTCCCGAGTAATGAGAAGGGTTGCACAGATGACTGTTTACTCCATGAACAAGGCAAATGAAATAGGTATAGACCATGGCAAACAAATAGACTATAGTTTTTGTCAGCCTGCAAGTGAAGTTCATCTATTCTTTTTTATCCCCCAAGAAATAAACACAGAAATGGAAAATCTAACATtatcaatttcttaaataatttctttgttactgtatatattttacaaaaaccGAATTTCTGTAAGCCTACACTTGCTAGGCTGCCATTTACCATCAACCTTCAGATGATGTACTGAAATCCTTCACCAAAATTTTGAAAGGTGCCGATTAGAACCATAATGTAGTACCCCTGGGATTACCATTTATAAACACATTGCACAATCTACTCTTCCTGCAAAACCAGTACAGTATTTTCACCCTCACCTTGTGTGAAATAGCGAAAATGATGGAGTGGAAATAACTGTATGCTACCCTTGATCATTCGTCGTGAGCTAATTTCCCTAATGTAATTtccgtaatcaaaacggtactgggtttgttCTACTAGCGTACAGTAATACAGTACTTTGGACAATAACATTACAGTAATACAGTACTTTGGACAATAACATTACACacagtacagtaatacagtacTTTGGACAATAACATTACACACAGTACAGTGATACAGTACTTTGGACAATAACATTACACACAGTACAGTGATACAGTACTTTGGAAAATAACATTACACACAGTACAGTGATACAGTACTTTGGACAATAACATTACACACAGTACAGTGATACAGTACTTTGGACAATAACATTACACacagtacagtaatacagtacTTTGGACATTAACATTACACacagtacagtaatacagtacTTTGGACATTAACATTACACacagtacagtaatacagtacTTTGGACATTAACACACTTGTATCATTTTAGGGCACGATGCAATAGAGAAAGTGGCCGAATCCGAGAGCATAAAGAAGTTCTCCGAGACTGAGCCTCAAGACGACAATAGGATTTCATCTTTTAGCAGAACATTTATGAAAGAAATGCAAGAAGGATTAAAAGAAATGAACGACgatatacaaaagaaaaagCATTGAATAAATTATTGACAAAAAGAACATTGTATCCGGGAAGAGTGTTTCCCTGATTGTATATAGACTCACTGTTATATTTTAGTTTGTAATgaagtgaaataaaaaataaaacacaaaaactGGAGTCTTGTTGGTTTTTATTTATCTGGTAATGGTATTAAATTTACAATAGACCAAGTAGTGTTTGAAGAGTGTATTTAAATACACACGACGTTGACAGTTTCTTACACTGTACAGCAGGCTGGAGTGAGGCTGTTTTTTAGATAATGTCGATACTATGCAATACTACTAGCATTGCTAGCAATTCTAGGCCACATGTCAGCACATTCTTTACATACTGGTCCTGTGATTGCTGAACCTGAAAAATAAGTAGTTTTGGTCataaattcaattaaacattttcttagtcTAACAAAAATGTTATCGAATACATTTGGCAATAATGTTTTCCAAGAAAATGATAAATCGGTCAATATCATTAAAGGTTGAACATTTTTTATGAACCTGACAGGGATTGAGTAGTTACTGTAGGTGACAAAATTGTCCTTTGCTAGCTTTATCAACTGTACAGACTCTTTGGGCCTAGGCTTACTTCTTTTCTCATGGTAAGTTGGTTTCATGGGCTAATTATTAACTTAGATGATTAGGTCCACCAACTTACCTGGGTAAGTAAGCCTGAACAAGCCCATTGATGTAAAGACGAAGAATGGGAAAATTCTTCCAataattaaagtatttaatatttACCCTTCATTTCTCCTTTGGGATTCACTATGACCCCCGCATTGTCTTCAAAGTATAAAACGACCCCATCACGTCTTCTGAACGGTTTCCGCTGCCTTATGATGACTGCAGGCATtactattacaaacaaaataattgtcaTTAATGCAACTTGTATTTGAAATCATGTAATTAATCAAATGAAATATAGGTAGGTCTAGGTTAGCCTCTACAAAAGGATGGCAGGCATGGTCTTCTCAAGCATAGCCATAGCTTTTGAAAGAGGGAAGGAATGGGAATAGGATATTATTACAGTGCCGAATTCTACatttcaaattatgatttgctcatatttattatttacttttctTGTCCCTATACTATGCATTAAAATCCTCAAACACAAACACACATTGTACAATAAACACAATGAATGGTATTGATTTAAATACCTTTTTTTCTGAGTTCTGGTTTTCCTTTTTTAACTGTTGCTATGATCATGTCACCAGAAGCAGCTGCAGGCATTCGGTTTAAACGACCTTTGATACCCTTTACAGCAATTACATATAGATTTTTGGCTCCTACGGGAAAAAAAATGTACCGATTATATATATAGCAGATGaaaccaaataataataatataatatagctATTCTTTTTCATgctaaaagaaatgaaaatacaatTGTCCAAGGGGAAAGGATTTTTTTGTCTTCAGGTTTATCTAAATAGGCAAAGAAAACACatgtagtagtagtactagtagtcaatattaaaaaaaaactatttttacatggttgtaaaatattatataattggaAAAGGCACCAACCTGTGTTGTCGGCGCAATTAACAACAGCTCCTACTGGGAGACCCAGTGAAATACGGAACTTGGACCCAGCTGAACCACCTCGtcctaaataaacaacaaacaaaacagaaatttatggatggattaaaacatttttatttaaattaacacAAGATCGGCTGTGCTTACAATCGATGTTATGAAATACAACTATATTTATTAAGATTGGTTTCTGTTTAGGCTAGTAGTAGTCACGTAGTGGGCCTAAGGTACtaattactattaataattataatattcattaGGCATATACACTCACTACCTAGGCTACCCCTTCTACTACGGAGAGGAACGGTTTGGCCCTGGAACGATTCCGCCCGGATGTGTGCTTACTTTAtttaggccctaggcctaaatGTAGTACTCTACGCGGGTCAAGTTGAAGTGGTGGCAGTTTTACTAGAATCATAGACTATGAGAATAGAGatgatttaggcctaggcttacgCAAGACTAAACTAAAGCCTTCAAACACAATAGTAGTACGTTTTGCGATACCTGTACTACTATTGTGCCACCCATTATTGACAACAATGATCATACACGACTAAATTTATTCAATCATAACTCGAAAATATATCTATCTttcctataaaaaaatatacacagtatattcaTAAATCTATAGGTATTTCATGTAGGCTCAACgttaataaatacaatacacTTATATTACGATTTTAATGGATTGGTTTCAAACATTATTTCGTAGTACATACCTCTCTTCGACATTTTGGATGAAAAGGTCAAACAACTTTAGAGGGCGCTATTTTATAGTAAACAACAGAGCCATAATGGCTCtggtaaacaattatttactgtTACCAAAGAAAATTCTTTGCTGTTAACATATCGGAGGGAGGTATACCTCCCTGTACCATATTAtggcaggcccgtagccaggggggttttttatgtttcgggcgaacccccccctttacagcgaatcccccttaaccaactgcgaacccccatccccgacatgcccaatacctcaccctcatctccaaaaatcctccaaatacgtgccccacagtacaaaaagttgtttgtaaattgaaaaattcgtaaacttgttcgtgaaccttcttctctgtatgagcgtcaactagtgatacgtgtctgtaaatttctaaaagctgcaaatgaattgccgattttaacctgaaaaataaatgtttggtccctgcatgtaacatgatattgacgcgtctcatagcgagctggcgcacgaacgattcgtacaaaggacaccgccagacaactgcgtacctataattgtttagatcactggcagtcaggcagcatgcataaagtatatagccttccgacgtacatcagtatttatgtgtgactatgaagtataatgtatcatagaggattatagtgaatattaatattttacactataatatctatggtatcaagtactgtagttcacattatggcatccgattatttttttctagaccaccagccgatacgtattaaaatgtatcaatatcacctatttacatatttatatcaggggtggcgccaggatcttcccgacgcgggggctacattccccggcgagggggctatgcgagcgaagcgagcatcactaggctgggggccagggggccgccaaggacccccggtgggggtccagggggcgaagcccccggaagcaacgcgttctagcgtcatttgaggtcattttaatcagatttagggtagccattttttccattttttataatgcataaataaaatactgcgtgcaaaaaaacgatgcgcgatgactgtttcaatccatatttttcaatttaaaaaataaaagttcaaagaaaatttagaaaaatagagttggaggtcccggaaattggacttaatATACTTctaaacatgaaacaaaatatataagtccctatcatggttgtgactgagctaagaaatgtttgaaaaatagagatgttaggtcccggaaaatgcacttcttgtacttcgaaatatgaccagctttattgttggggctgagctaagaaactgtttaaaactagagctgcaggtcttcaaaaaattgcattttatactttggaaacatcaggcctagaggcttaaaaaacgcaagcgtagacctttttcagtcggggaaataagtttattcctcccaagtgtatgcgtgcgtactatctggacttccgagtggtgagaaattcatgacatacaggacattgaaaatgtaataacttagctataataagatgttggctaagcgaaaatggcatgtttttttgtttagtaatggatgaaaattttattttaggtgccccacggtacagaaggttacttgtaaattaaaaaattggtgaacatacgaacaattaacataattcgtttttgctgtagagtgtagcgtacgtcgacgcagtacacgacgtaaccgtcagtaaacttcgcctggaaaataactacagtacatattttggtccctggatggaacatgatatcacgcgtctccaggggcgcagccagtaaagaattaaaggggggggggggggggggtcaaccaatatgtgagtattttgcgagcgaagcgaacaaccatgggctgggggccagggggccgtctagggcaatctagatcatttgaatcggtttacgcacacacaaatatgacaatgttaacactaataaactgaaacaaaagaaaacaaaaacaactctcattttcattacagaacatttttatattccaggctgccacagacaaacactttttttcttgcttgtttgttgatttgtgtagagaggctgtaaactcagaggaggaattatttgaattcctcccttttcaccaatacaaaagttgcatgaaatgaacgtagagatgcaaaagtttgaaaaaagaaattagaatgatagcatggagggagtgatattattaaatgagaaccgtaaggttagagttcatacactgtgcaagtccaagaagctatcttggctccgtgtgtatgtgagacgcttatcatacccagtacatacaatattttgtttaaaaatatacctattttgttcgaatgtataatataggtgatagcttatacataattgtaataactaacttctaaattattatcatacattttaagttagttactataacggcgctcttgacatcgcgtgatgcatctttaaacataagtttggaacattcttcttggcttggagacagaattcgcgaatgacattctctgtattaatgttcatgttaaagtgtatgttcatgagacacaatcccgaaagctgctcataagacatgtgatttcCCAAACAGGTTTTCGTTCTCCATAAAGTCGAAAAACGCCGCTCAGCTTCAGCAGACGTTACGGGCATAGGCCTACGCGATTAGAAGAAGTGCACGCACATTCGGGAACACATTTggatccgctaattttacacagtcgcttccatcactgaagctcggaatgaagatgttcgtgtcttggcagatcatcgtaccaaattcaagttccttgaagacttcttcaacattacacttcactatagactcgggtgctacgccaaatattttaaagcatggcctgttgttatcggcagaaaaacgggtttttaactcggtttgtaatcaagaagttgatttggtaatactgctcggtagtaatcttccacagtatctccaggatgatttgatctgtattgttgtctcatgtttttatttattttttctaaaaaaaaagggggggtcaggacccccgtgaccccccccccctcccctggctgcgcccctggtctcgacccaacgttgaacgattcgtacaaagggataccgccatacaagtgcgaacctagctattgtttagtagtaagttaggtcgctggcaataatgaatgcatataaagtgcataatatcactctgacgtactctcactatgaaacgtcgcggttttctaggcgctgaagctagctacgaagtgaacgcgaacgctttttactgtatattatattccccgacaaaaagtacccgtgttcccttcggtaaccgtcggtaaacttcgcctggaaaataactacattacacattttggtccctgtatggaacttgatatcacgcgtctcgacccaacgttgaacgattcgtacaaagggataccgccagacaagtgcgtacctagaccggcagcccagagacatttggttagatgagctaggtaccaatatctgactatttaagtgtgttgggggtcacttgaagtgaatgaaaatgggagtctgccgggtaccccctgctgcgtctagaccggggggaccccgaaacgtgctaaaaaatcggcacaggttagatgagagagataccacctaattttaccaccatgggatgcccattggcatccttataacagtatcacaaacgacagactttttctctgctgcaaaaggcccgccagacccccccgagggagggcctaaaatggggttagcatagatgagtgaggtaccactcaaaatcaattccaaacgaacaagttgtgttcatacaatactaaatggataacaacagactaattgtctgctgcaccgcaagtgccagacaccctaaagttagactagaggccccccttcccccaactaacccagcttagatattgtagataccaccagcaaccaatgttatatgatttagcacattgtaagcaataccaaatgacctattacagactatctgaaCACTGccctggccctggcagacccctctaaagttagactagagaccctctttccccaactagcccagcttagatattgtagataccaccagcaaccaatgttatatgatttagcacattgtaagcaatcaccaaatcacctattacaaactatctgtacactgccttgaccctggcagacccctctaaagttcgactagagactCCATTCCCCCAACTGgcctagcttagatattgttgataccaccagcaaccaatgttataattatgatttagcacattgtaagcaatacaaaatgacctataacagactatctgtacactgccttggcactggcagacccctctaaagttcccccatttaccccaagtatatagcttaccttagatattgtagataccaccagcagaAACAAAATAACCACccaaaacaacatgtttaattgaataaagtttaactttaatcgaactaacacaaaacaattgaaaatatatcacatcaatgacgataaaatgaccattaccattcTAAAGGGGAAAAATAGTTTAAGAGTTTCAATTAAAACTTATATATTATAAgccaaatatatataacaagtatGGATTCGGGTAAATTTAGCATTCCTTGCCTTTGGATGTCAAAGATACATCCGTCTGTAACTCTTGGACATATTTTGAGAGAAAGCTTAGTAATCACCCTAATCAAATTCAGGATTGTAGTAACTTAATCTTaagtgatttgattaattaatagtgggtaattttaaatgctgtatattataatcttaatcctgtattcatatgtatatatatatatttataaatccaaaggcaaattactgaaaaaatgacaatgctgtgggtatcagtggctggatctcaatggagatacaaaaaaaaagcgaaaagctaaatcaaaacgataaagtaaacagccagaaaagttagcagagctttcgcgcaacactagcccttcatcagtgcaagtcttATATAGATGCGTTGAGGCTGCAAACGTGCTCAATTGGAATCAAGagcgaatatatatttttataaagtagATGGAACACGGACGTCTATTACACGGTGTTTCACGTTAAACGATCTTCAGATAGACTGAACAATACCGTATCTCGatcgaaaaaaatatttaaaaaaaaattataaatatatataatttttttttatgtactttatttatgtagatatgtagtactgtatctattaaaaaaggtatttgaacaaaattagAGATCTCAATGAGATCCAAATTGACAATTGCCGCAAAATCCTCACTGAGTTTGACGTTGAAATTCACTCTAGAACTAAGAAGTTGAAAAGAGAACTTCCTGCATCCTAGTTTCAAAACAAATTCAGGATTATCGCCAATGACTGCCGTAAACAATCAACGGTAATGGCCCGAAGGGAACATCACAAATTTGGTCTACCATGCAGACTTGGTCATTTCAACACAAATGACTCTACCTTCGGATGACTTCAGGGCTTTTAGGAAACCCTGCAGAAGGTTCGTTGGGACATATAACAAGAATCAGAGCAACACCTCTGATtcagttgttgaaattaattgtcGACTTTCCGAAGGAGAGAAAAAACTTCCTTCCCGAGGACTTAAATTCTGCCCAAAACCAAGGCAGGTCGGCGCACAACAACTATCTTTGGATATAGAGTCTTTTTCTAGAAGATTACGATTACGTGAATATTTTGCTGATTCAGACAGCAGCACCACGCAAAACGAAGGCAAcgttaacaaatttaaaccaaaaagttcctggaatccacctaaaaatcgttgtccagctttagaaacatttatccaggctattgaggaggatgtacaaaactacgtcccgagtccagataaacgtgacaatctcaaaacaagagaggcaggtcattgccaaattgcgtcagcgtaatgatatcatcattaaacccgctgataaaggttctgccactgttgctatgtacatcaaattttattaagaGGAATTCTTAAGACAGCTTCATTATATATCGTAAACTCACAACGGAACCCACCCCGGAAATTGCGGATAAGGTGGCaaaatctgtttctgtgatggtaaaaaaaaacactccatcgaTCCTAAGATTTACAGttaccaaatccactagtagcgttgattttgtggacactatagtgaccatagaaaatggtactCTCAAAAGTGACCTATTCCGTAAATCcactgataaaaatatgtacctgctccctagcagttgtcatccccaacattgtactaaaaacataccgaACAGTAAAGCATTACCtatcagacgtatctgttcttcagatttagattttcagaatcgtaccgaagaactaaccggacatctccggaGTAGAAATTACAAACCTATCAacctaggttgcctccattacggggCTGTTaatttattgagaaacatatgcccattctacagtccacagaacgtctcaggactgtttttccggaaccacccattattgcatttcgtagacctcccaaccttcgtgatatattagtcagatccaaatgtaagagtgaaattaactctcatgacagtcaaaatttgggcagtcacctttgcggcaaatcttgcaaaacttgttcattggttgattctactgaaaaatgtaagagtaaccaaactggccgcatttttcggataagacaatccgCCACTTACAGCTTGGTTTAACAGATACAAAACAATTACAACAAC from Antedon mediterranea chromosome 2, ecAntMedi1.1, whole genome shotgun sequence includes:
- the LOC140039622 gene encoding large ribosomal subunit protein uL14; translation: MSKRGRGGSAGSKFRISLGLPVGAVVNCADNTGAKNLYVIAVKGIKGRLNRMPAAASGDMIIATVKKGKPELRKKVMPAVIIRQRKPFRRRDGVVLYFEDNAGVIVNPKGEMKGSAITGPVCKECADMWPRIASNASSIA
- the LOC140039623 gene encoding protein NCBP2AS2 homolog: MIFRILRYLVHNEQLIEKLSESRVMRRVAQMTVYSMNKANEIGHDAIEKVAESESIKKFSETEPQDDNRISSFSRTFMKEMQEGLKEMNDDIQKKKH